In the genome of Arenicella chitinivorans, the window GAAGCTGAGCTTTCAATACACCCATAACTTTGCCCATATCTTTCATGGACTCAGCACCAGTGGATGAAATAGCCGCGGCAATCGCAGCATCGACTTCCTCGTCACTCAGCTGCTCAGGCATGTAGACCATTAAATTGTCTACGTGCGTTTGCTCTTTCTCTGCCAAATCCGCTCGATCACCAGCTTTAAATTGACTGATAGCGTCTTGCGACTGTTTGATCTGCTTTTGCAGAATCGCCATGACGTCGTCGTCGCTCAGAGCAACCCGGTCGTCAACTTCCTTGCGTTGGATGGCCGCACGTAACATGCGAATAGACTCAAGCTGCGATGCATTCTTCTCACGCATCGCAGTTTTCATGTCAGCCAGAATTTGTTCTTTCAGCGACATCGGTTAATCCTTCTATAACGAGATAGAAGATAACTGTCTGGCTTAGTACAAACGTGTTGTACGAATTCGACCACGAGAAGCACGTTTCATTTCACGCTTCTTCGCTGCAGCGCCCTTGCGCTTACGAACTGAAGTTGGCTTTTCGTAAAATTCACGGCGACGCATTTCGGTAAA includes:
- a CDS encoding GatB/YqeY domain-containing protein → MSLKEQILADMKTAMREKNASQLESIRMLRAAIQRKEVDDRVALSDDDVMAILQKQIKQSQDAISQFKAGDRADLAEKEQTHVDNLMVYMPEQLSDEEVDAAIAAAISSTGAESMKDMGKVMGVLKAQLQGKADMGKVSGMIRAKLNA
- the rpsU gene encoding 30S ribosomal protein S21 codes for the protein MPQVKVKNDEPFDVILRRFRRSCEKAGIFTEMRRREFYEKPTSVRKRKGAAAKKREMKRASRGRIRTTRLY